The Micromonospora sediminicola genome contains a region encoding:
- a CDS encoding SAM hydrolase/SAM-dependent halogenase family protein: protein MIRPTTPGGPDADGVGTLPCVSLTTDYGLADGFVAACHGVLARLAPTARVIDVTHLVPPADVRRGAAVLAQTVPYLPWGVHVAVVDPGVGTERRGIALATPGGLLVGPDNGLLVPAAEALGGVTDAVELTNPDWLGPVVFRTFHGRDVFAPVAARLALGAPLAEAGPAVDPGTLVRLPEPVVRAEPGGLSAEVLTVDHFGNVQLAAPGALLDGLPSRVLVNGHEAVHGRTFGDAPPGALVVHVDSAARVAVAVNTGRAADALRATPGDVLTITTPRPGDRAVDAPTQGTKAPERGP from the coding sequence ATGATCCGGCCCACCACACCGGGTGGCCCTGACGCGGACGGCGTCGGCACCCTGCCCTGCGTCTCGCTGACCACCGACTACGGGCTCGCCGACGGGTTCGTGGCGGCCTGCCACGGCGTGCTGGCCCGGCTCGCGCCCACCGCCCGGGTGATCGACGTGACGCACCTGGTGCCGCCGGCCGACGTACGCCGGGGCGCGGCGGTGCTCGCGCAGACCGTGCCGTACCTGCCGTGGGGGGTGCACGTCGCGGTGGTCGACCCGGGGGTCGGCACCGAGCGGCGTGGGATCGCGCTGGCCACGCCCGGCGGGTTGCTGGTCGGGCCGGACAACGGGCTGCTGGTTCCGGCGGCGGAGGCGCTCGGCGGGGTGACCGACGCGGTGGAGCTGACCAACCCCGACTGGTTGGGCCCGGTCGTCTTCCGCACGTTCCACGGGCGGGACGTGTTCGCGCCGGTGGCCGCCCGGCTGGCGCTCGGCGCGCCGCTCGCCGAGGCCGGGCCGGCCGTGGATCCGGGCACCCTGGTCCGGCTGCCGGAACCGGTGGTCCGCGCCGAGCCCGGCGGCCTCAGCGCCGAGGTGCTGACCGTCGACCACTTCGGCAACGTGCAGCTCGCTGCGCCCGGCGCGCTGCTCGACGGCCTGCCGTCCCGGGTGCTGGTGAACGGGCACGAGGCCGTGCACGGCCGCACGTTCGGCGACGCCCCGCCCGGCGCCCTGGTGGTCCACGTCGACTCGGCCGCCCGGGTGGCCGTCGCGGTGAACACCGGCCGAGCCGCCGACGCCCTCCGCGCCACCCCGGGCGACGTGCTCACCATCACCACCCCCCGCCCCGGCGATCGTGCGGTTGACGCCCCGACACAAGGGACGAAAGCCCCGGAGAGAGGGCCGTAA
- a CDS encoding DNA-formamidopyrimidine glycosylase family protein, with translation MPEGDTVWNTARVLQRALAGARLTGSDFRVPQLAATDLTGWTVRESASRGKHLLLRLDDTDATPWTLHSHLRMDGAWRAYAPGERWAARPAHLIRVVLRSPGAVAVGYHLHELALVPTGEEESLVGHLGPDLLGADWDPDEAVRRLSAHPDLSIGEALLDQRNLAGVGNLYKCEVLFLRGVSPWTPVRAVPDLAGAVTLAQRLLAANRGRWTQSTTGVLRRGGTSYVYGRRAQPCRRCGTAIRKEELGDRVTYWCPACQPERE, from the coding sequence GTGCCCGAAGGCGACACCGTCTGGAACACCGCGCGCGTCCTGCAACGCGCGCTGGCCGGGGCCCGGCTCACCGGGTCCGACTTCCGCGTGCCGCAGCTGGCCGCCACCGACCTGACCGGCTGGACCGTGCGCGAGTCGGCGAGCCGCGGCAAGCACCTGCTGCTGCGTCTCGACGACACCGACGCCACGCCCTGGACGCTGCACTCGCACCTGCGGATGGACGGCGCGTGGCGGGCGTACGCGCCGGGCGAACGCTGGGCGGCCCGGCCGGCCCACCTGATCCGGGTGGTGCTCCGCTCCCCCGGCGCGGTGGCGGTCGGCTACCACCTGCACGAGCTGGCGCTCGTGCCGACCGGCGAGGAGGAGTCGCTGGTCGGTCACCTCGGGCCGGACCTGCTCGGGGCGGACTGGGACCCGGACGAGGCGGTCCGCCGGCTGTCCGCGCACCCGGACCTCAGCATCGGCGAGGCGCTGCTCGACCAGCGCAACCTGGCCGGGGTGGGCAACCTCTACAAGTGCGAGGTGCTGTTCCTGCGCGGCGTGTCCCCGTGGACGCCGGTGCGCGCGGTGCCGGACCTGGCCGGCGCGGTCACGCTGGCCCAGCGACTGCTGGCCGCCAACCGGGGGCGCTGGACGCAGAGCACCACCGGCGTGCTGCGCCGGGGCGGGACCAGTTACGTCTACGGCCGGCGGGCCCAGCCGTGCCGGCGCTGCGGGACCGCGATCCGCAAGGAGGAGCTGGGCGACCGGGTCACCTACTGGTGTCCGGCCTGCCAACCTGAACGCGAGTGA
- a CDS encoding fibronectin type III domain-containing protein codes for MVLFRRLRPGRPDRAATVAEETAPTVPTARGAEPEPAGPAPASLDPAAVPRLFGPVPNTAGSPLPTLDADGRPVPGTGIRKFVDPLPVPGRPATAGLGARLPVAVPDTITWPGCDYYEIGLQEYAQRLHRDLPATRLRGYRQLNLGTDATGHNTVSPPDRPWHLGPMIVARRGRPVRIKFINQLPTGRAGELFLPVDETVDGAGPGPLDGPAPYPQNRAVPHLAGAQTAWISAGNPWQWVTPAGEITPYPVGVGVVPVPDMPPPGAGATTLYFPNEQSGRLMWLHDNTLGLSRLTVYSGQLALYLLTDPAEERLVDDGVLPADQLPLVIEDKTFVPDDAQLAAQDPTWDRERWGAKGSLWHPHVYQPRQNPYRLGGGNPTGRWDYGPWTHDPDGGASPWVAPVPNPHHDPVTDPDEPPLVPGVPHPSAVPEAYGDTPLVNGVAYPYLEVAPRAYRFRILNACADRTLNLQLYRAASDGPMWTDDGTPADPRSGEVPMVEAVRAPGRPAYWPVDGRDGGVPDPAAAGPEMIQIGNEGGLLPAPVVRPNRPVGYRYDRQDPTVLNVDGHTLLLAPGERADVVVDFSTVPPGSTLILYNDCPAPLPRFDPRYDHHTGAPDHAAAGGLPPARPGYGPNTRTLLQIRVTGDPAERYDVRRLAARLPGAYAQSQPPPIVPQPAYDAATGTRTARPTLVPARADTVTFTPTGASAPVTLPLAVKSVGQVFEPRHGRAVGRLGVGHPVAGPLTPATLPLGPVDPATEVLHVTDPAVPIGAAADGTQLWRIVGDAERTHPVHVEGCDMQLVNRVGWDGTVRPPDPGELGWKDTVRVDPHEDVVVALRPVVPALPFTIGDSVRLLDPTRPAGARLDASPVSPVDGRPAVVVNQLVNLGWEYRWQTRSAGLRDQGMSRPLVLRVAPTAPTGLTATPAPGSATALPAIALAWTGNGSRPPATRHRLQRATDSAFTAGLTEITVAATATRYTDATVTPGVSYHYRIRAENAVSCSAWSNSVPATVRLAAPERLAAVVPPAAPLRVSLRWTNRSFATGVDVQRATNPTFTSGPGTTAIAVGEAHLDPAVAPDTTYYYRVRTTYLGAASPWSTVAAVTTPPRPATPTTVSATAGAPAPDTATVTLTWSAESMAGPGAGFVVQRATDPAFTREPATFSVTGRGFTNTGLARGVTYHYRVRATNVVGTSPWTPPIQITTPT; via the coding sequence ATGGTGCTGTTCCGCAGACTCCGGCCCGGCCGGCCGGACCGGGCCGCCACGGTAGCCGAGGAGACCGCGCCCACCGTCCCGACCGCCCGCGGCGCCGAGCCGGAACCGGCCGGACCGGCGCCGGCCAGCCTGGACCCGGCCGCCGTGCCGCGCCTGTTCGGCCCGGTGCCGAACACCGCCGGCAGCCCGCTGCCCACGCTCGACGCCGACGGCCGACCGGTGCCCGGCACCGGCATCCGCAAGTTCGTCGACCCGCTGCCGGTCCCCGGCCGGCCGGCCACCGCCGGGCTCGGCGCCCGGCTGCCGGTCGCGGTGCCCGACACCATCACCTGGCCGGGCTGCGACTACTACGAGATCGGCCTCCAGGAGTACGCGCAACGCCTGCACCGGGACCTGCCCGCCACCCGGCTACGCGGCTACCGCCAGCTCAACCTCGGCACCGACGCCACCGGCCACAACACGGTGAGCCCGCCGGACCGGCCGTGGCACCTCGGCCCGATGATCGTGGCCCGACGGGGCCGGCCGGTACGGATCAAGTTCATCAACCAGCTCCCCACCGGGCGGGCCGGCGAACTGTTCCTGCCGGTCGACGAGACCGTCGACGGGGCCGGCCCCGGCCCGCTGGACGGTCCCGCGCCCTACCCGCAGAACCGGGCGGTGCCGCACCTGGCCGGCGCGCAGACCGCCTGGATCAGCGCCGGCAACCCGTGGCAGTGGGTCACCCCGGCCGGCGAGATCACCCCGTACCCGGTCGGGGTGGGCGTCGTCCCGGTGCCGGACATGCCACCCCCGGGCGCCGGCGCCACCACGCTCTACTTCCCGAACGAGCAGAGCGGCCGGCTGATGTGGCTGCACGACAACACGCTCGGCCTGTCCCGGCTCACCGTCTACTCCGGGCAGCTCGCGCTCTACCTGCTCACCGACCCGGCCGAGGAACGGCTCGTCGACGACGGCGTGCTCCCCGCCGACCAGCTCCCGCTGGTGATCGAGGACAAGACGTTCGTGCCCGACGACGCCCAGCTCGCCGCCCAGGACCCGACCTGGGACCGGGAGCGCTGGGGCGCCAAGGGCAGCCTGTGGCACCCGCACGTCTACCAACCACGACAGAACCCGTACCGGCTCGGCGGCGGCAACCCCACCGGCCGCTGGGACTACGGACCGTGGACCCACGACCCGGACGGCGGGGCCAGCCCGTGGGTCGCCCCGGTGCCGAACCCGCACCACGACCCGGTCACCGACCCGGACGAGCCGCCGCTGGTCCCGGGCGTGCCGCACCCGTCGGCCGTGCCGGAGGCGTACGGGGACACCCCGCTGGTCAACGGCGTGGCCTACCCGTACCTGGAGGTGGCCCCGCGGGCCTACCGGTTCCGGATCCTCAACGCCTGCGCGGACCGGACGCTCAACCTCCAGCTCTACCGGGCCGCCTCGGACGGGCCGATGTGGACCGACGACGGCACGCCGGCCGACCCCCGGTCCGGGGAGGTGCCGATGGTCGAGGCGGTCCGGGCGCCCGGCCGCCCCGCGTACTGGCCGGTGGACGGACGCGACGGCGGCGTGCCCGACCCGGCGGCGGCCGGGCCGGAGATGATCCAGATCGGCAACGAGGGCGGCCTGCTCCCGGCCCCCGTGGTGCGGCCCAACCGCCCGGTCGGCTACCGCTACGACCGGCAGGACCCCACCGTGCTCAACGTGGACGGGCACACGCTCCTGCTCGCCCCCGGGGAGCGCGCCGACGTGGTGGTCGACTTCTCCACCGTGCCACCGGGCAGCACGCTGATCCTCTACAACGACTGCCCGGCGCCGCTGCCCCGGTTCGACCCCCGCTACGACCACCACACCGGCGCGCCGGACCACGCCGCCGCCGGCGGCCTGCCCCCGGCCCGCCCCGGCTACGGCCCGAACACCCGTACCCTGCTCCAGATCCGGGTGACCGGCGACCCGGCCGAGCGGTACGACGTGCGCCGACTCGCCGCGCGGCTGCCCGGCGCGTACGCGCAGAGCCAGCCGCCGCCGATCGTGCCGCAACCGGCGTACGACGCGGCGACGGGCACCCGGACCGCCCGGCCGACGCTGGTCCCGGCGCGGGCCGACACGGTCACGTTCACCCCGACCGGCGCGTCCGCGCCGGTCACGCTGCCGCTGGCGGTCAAGTCGGTGGGGCAGGTGTTCGAGCCCCGGCACGGTCGGGCGGTCGGGCGGCTCGGGGTCGGCCACCCGGTCGCCGGGCCGCTCACCCCGGCCACACTGCCGCTCGGCCCGGTCGACCCGGCCACCGAGGTGCTGCACGTGACCGACCCGGCCGTGCCGATCGGCGCGGCGGCCGACGGCACCCAGCTGTGGCGGATCGTCGGCGACGCCGAGCGCACCCACCCGGTGCACGTCGAGGGCTGCGACATGCAGCTGGTCAACCGGGTCGGCTGGGACGGCACCGTCCGCCCACCGGACCCGGGCGAGCTGGGCTGGAAGGACACCGTCCGGGTCGACCCGCACGAGGACGTGGTGGTGGCGCTGCGCCCCGTCGTGCCCGCCCTGCCGTTCACGATCGGCGACAGCGTACGGCTGCTCGACCCGACCCGGCCGGCCGGCGCGCGGCTCGACGCCAGCCCGGTCAGCCCGGTCGACGGCCGACCCGCGGTGGTGGTCAACCAGCTGGTCAACCTGGGTTGGGAGTATCGCTGGCAGACCCGCTCGGCGGGGCTGCGCGACCAGGGCATGAGCCGTCCCCTGGTGCTGCGCGTGGCGCCGACGGCACCGACCGGGCTGACCGCGACCCCGGCGCCCGGCTCGGCCACCGCGCTGCCCGCCATCGCGCTGGCCTGGACCGGCAACGGCAGTCGCCCGCCGGCCACCAGACACCGGTTGCAACGCGCCACCGACAGCGCCTTCACGGCCGGGCTGACCGAGATCACCGTGGCCGCCACCGCGACCCGCTACACCGACGCCACCGTCACCCCCGGCGTCTCCTACCACTACCGCATCCGCGCCGAGAACGCGGTGAGCTGCTCGGCCTGGTCGAACAGCGTGCCGGCCACGGTCCGGCTGGCCGCCCCGGAGCGGCTGGCCGCGGTGGTGCCGCCGGCCGCGCCGCTGCGGGTGTCGCTGCGCTGGACGAACCGCTCGTTCGCCACCGGGGTGGACGTGCAGCGGGCCACCAACCCGACGTTCACCAGCGGGCCGGGCACCACCGCCATCGCCGTCGGCGAGGCCCACCTGGACCCGGCGGTCGCGCCGGACACCACGTACTACTACCGGGTCCGCACCACCTACCTGGGCGCGGCGTCACCCTGGTCCACGGTGGCGGCGGTGACCACGCCACCCCGGCCCGCCACGCCCACCACGGTGTCCGCCACCGCCGGCGCGCCCGCCCCGGACACCGCCACGGTCACCCTGACCTGGTCGGCGGAGAGCATGGCCGGACCGGGGGCCGGGTTCGTGGTGCAGCGCGCGACCGACCCCGCCTTCACCCGGGAGCCGGCCACGTTCAGCGTGACCGGTCGCGGCTTCACCAACACCGGCCTGGCCCGAGGCGTCACCTACCACTACCGGGTACGCGCGACGAACGTCGTCGGCACCTCCCCCTGGACCCCCCCGATCCAGATCACCACCCCCACCTGA
- the pspM gene encoding phage shock envelope stress response protein PspM: protein MVDERARHFRRLRRLRGSARRWSVLAGGLGGAAAVLTPYAGLGLADAAWAGAAGSAIAVAAWRWVDHRALAAVPPPPALDPAEAAARSRARLVAAVERLPVGPGVLAEVRRVRSRLALRGTAAAEPWARLDRAALTLAGLTGRMTGLAEPAVREAAEADRSLRELATRVAGVERALNMAPRGPLAEVHATLVTQLTDGVAAYERLVVAAAGYVAEDARPNTEHPAAARLTEATDLLHGVASALAELRTPLRTP from the coding sequence ATGGTGGACGAGCGGGCGCGACACTTCCGCCGACTGCGCAGACTGCGAGGCTCGGCGCGCCGGTGGAGCGTCCTGGCCGGAGGGCTCGGCGGTGCCGCCGCGGTGCTCACCCCGTACGCCGGGCTGGGCCTGGCGGACGCGGCCTGGGCCGGCGCCGCGGGCAGCGCGATCGCGGTGGCCGCCTGGCGCTGGGTCGACCACCGGGCCCTCGCCGCCGTGCCGCCACCACCCGCCCTCGACCCGGCCGAGGCCGCCGCCCGCTCCCGCGCCCGGCTGGTCGCCGCCGTGGAGCGGCTGCCCGTCGGGCCGGGCGTCCTGGCCGAGGTACGCCGCGTCCGCTCCCGCCTCGCGCTGCGCGGCACCGCCGCGGCCGAGCCGTGGGCCCGCCTCGATCGGGCCGCGCTCACCCTGGCCGGGCTGACCGGCCGGATGACCGGGCTGGCCGAGCCGGCGGTCCGGGAGGCGGCCGAGGCCGACCGGTCCCTGCGGGAGCTGGCGACCCGGGTGGCCGGGGTGGAACGCGCGCTGAACATGGCTCCGCGCGGCCCGCTCGCCGAGGTGCACGCCACGCTGGTCACCCAGTTGACGGACGGGGTGGCCGCCTACGAGCGGCTGGTGGTGGCCGCCGCCGGTTACGTGGCCGAGGACGCCCGACCGAACACCGAGCACCCGGCCGCCGCCCGCCTCACCGAGGCCACCGACCTCCTGCACGGCGTGGCCTCCGCCCTCGCCGAACTCCGCACCCCCCTGCGCACCCCCTGA
- a CDS encoding PspA/IM30 family protein gives MANPFVKGWKYLMALFGAKIDEHADPKVQIQQAVEEAQRQHQALVQQAAAVIGNQRQLEMKLSRQMTEVEQLQGNARQALALADQARGRGDETEAGRYEQSAQLLATQLVSGEQALEDLKTLHDQALGAAAQARKAVENNSMILQQKLAERTKLLSQLEQAKMQESVAKSLESMSSLTAPASTPSLDEVRDRIERRYATAMGRAELAGNSVEGRMLEIQKATLDSAGSARLEQIRSSMAGEQLGGRQERPAVGQPTDPAAAARLDEIRASMSRERSTGESTTG, from the coding sequence ATGGCTAACCCGTTCGTCAAGGGTTGGAAATACCTGATGGCGCTCTTCGGCGCGAAGATCGACGAGCACGCCGATCCGAAGGTGCAGATCCAGCAGGCCGTCGAGGAGGCCCAGCGGCAGCACCAGGCGCTGGTCCAGCAGGCGGCGGCGGTGATCGGCAACCAGCGCCAGCTGGAGATGAAGCTGTCCCGGCAGATGACCGAGGTGGAACAGCTCCAGGGCAACGCCCGGCAGGCGCTCGCGCTGGCCGACCAGGCCCGGGGCCGGGGCGACGAGACCGAGGCCGGGCGCTACGAACAGTCCGCCCAGCTGCTCGCCACCCAGCTCGTCTCCGGCGAGCAGGCGCTGGAGGACCTCAAGACGCTGCACGACCAGGCGCTCGGCGCGGCCGCGCAGGCACGCAAGGCGGTCGAGAACAACTCGATGATCCTCCAGCAGAAGCTGGCCGAGCGCACCAAGCTGCTCAGCCAGCTGGAGCAGGCGAAGATGCAGGAGAGCGTCGCCAAGTCGCTGGAGTCGATGTCGTCGCTCACCGCGCCCGCCAGCACCCCGTCGCTGGACGAGGTGCGCGATCGGATCGAGCGCCGCTACGCCACCGCCATGGGCCGGGCCGAGCTGGCCGGCAACTCGGTCGAGGGCCGGATGCTGGAGATCCAGAAGGCGACGCTCGACTCGGCCGGATCGGCGAGACTGGAGCAGATCCGGTCGAGCATGGCCGGTGAGCAGCTCGGCGGTCGGCAGGAGCGCCCCGCCGTGGGGCAGCCGACCGACCCGGCGGCCGCCGCCCGGCTGGACGAGATCCGGGCCAGCATGAGCCGGGAGCGGAGCACCGGGGAGAGCACCACCGGCTGA
- a CDS encoding helix-turn-helix domain-containing protein produces MVLLRRVIGDALRARRQGQHRTLREVSSAANVSLGYLSEIERGQKEPSSELLAAICDALGARLSELLREVSDTVALAEQMPGVLVPVVDEPVEPTPVAAAAVRKATNRGVRQVTSDGSVAVQVRQDSPLKATLRSTRVRPAERDVVCAA; encoded by the coding sequence ATGGTCCTGCTACGCCGGGTGATCGGTGACGCGCTGCGGGCACGCCGGCAGGGGCAGCACCGCACCCTCCGCGAGGTGTCGTCCGCCGCCAACGTCAGCCTCGGTTACCTCTCCGAGATCGAGCGCGGCCAGAAGGAGCCCTCCAGCGAGCTGCTGGCCGCCATCTGCGACGCGCTCGGCGCCCGCCTGTCGGAGCTGCTGCGCGAGGTCAGCGACACGGTCGCACTGGCCGAGCAGATGCCCGGCGTGCTGGTGCCGGTGGTCGACGAGCCGGTCGAGCCGACGCCGGTGGCCGCGGCCGCGGTGCGCAAGGCGACCAACCGGGGGGTCCGTCAGGTCACCTCCGACGGCTCGGTGGCCGTCCAGGTCCGCCAGGACTCGCCGCTCAAGGCGACGCTGCGCAGCACCCGGGTCCGCCCCGCCGAGCGGGACGTGGTCTGCGCCGCCTGA
- a CDS encoding CinA family protein, producing MDTDARHQRPAGSPAAAVVHRLHECGETLATVESLTGGLLAAAIVEIAGVSSIYRGGLVVYATELKATLAGVPEDLLAARGPVDPDVAAALAEGGRRRCGAVWGLATTGVAGPEPQDGKPVGLVYVAVAGPAGTEVRRLDLDGGRDHIRSAAVIEALRLLAERIQVATDVDPAGAGRR from the coding sequence ATGGACACCGACGCGAGACACCAGCGACCCGCCGGCAGCCCGGCGGCCGCCGTCGTGCACCGCCTGCACGAGTGCGGCGAGACGCTGGCCACCGTCGAGTCGCTGACCGGCGGCCTGCTCGCCGCCGCGATCGTGGAGATCGCCGGCGTCAGTTCGATCTACCGGGGCGGTCTGGTGGTCTACGCCACCGAGCTCAAGGCGACGCTGGCCGGCGTACCCGAGGATCTGCTGGCCGCGCGCGGGCCGGTCGACCCGGACGTGGCCGCCGCCCTCGCCGAGGGCGGGCGGCGGCGCTGCGGCGCGGTCTGGGGGCTGGCCACCACCGGCGTCGCCGGGCCGGAACCCCAGGACGGCAAGCCGGTCGGGCTGGTCTACGTGGCGGTCGCCGGCCCCGCCGGCACCGAGGTCCGCCGGCTCGACCTCGACGGTGGCCGCGACCACATCCGCTCGGCCGCGGTGATCGAGGCGCTGCGCCTGCTCGCCGAGCGGATCCAGGTCGCCACCGACGTCGACCCGGCCGGCGCCGGCCGGCGATGA
- the pgsA gene encoding CDP-diacylglycerol--glycerol-3-phosphate 3-phosphatidyltransferase gives MTGAESTVAAPVPLLNAANLLTGARLVLVPVFAATVVASGMTHAGWRTVACLIFVVASATDLVDGWIARRFQLVTSLGKVADPIADKALTGAALVLLSWYDRLPWWVTVVILARELGITALRFWVIRHGVIAASRGGKIKTALQILAITWYLWPMPDALAPVGPWIMGAAVVVTVVTGFDYIAQALRLRRPTR, from the coding sequence ATGACCGGGGCGGAGTCGACGGTGGCGGCACCCGTACCGCTGCTCAACGCGGCGAACCTGCTGACCGGCGCGCGGCTGGTGCTGGTGCCGGTCTTCGCGGCCACCGTGGTGGCGTCCGGGATGACCCACGCCGGCTGGCGGACGGTGGCCTGTCTGATCTTCGTGGTGGCCTCCGCGACCGACCTGGTCGACGGGTGGATCGCCCGCCGGTTCCAGCTGGTCACCTCGCTGGGCAAGGTCGCCGACCCGATCGCCGACAAGGCGCTCACCGGCGCCGCGCTGGTGCTGCTCTCCTGGTACGACCGGCTGCCCTGGTGGGTGACGGTGGTGATCCTGGCCCGGGAGCTGGGCATCACCGCGCTGCGCTTCTGGGTGATCCGGCACGGGGTGATCGCGGCAAGCCGGGGCGGGAAGATCAAGACGGCGCTGCAGATCCTCGCGATCACCTGGTACCTCTGGCCGATGCCGGACGCGCTGGCCCCGGTCGGCCCGTGGATCATGGGTGCCGCCGTCGTCGTCACCGTGGTCACCGGGTTCGACTACATCGCCCAGGCGTTGCGGCTGCGGCGTCCCACCCGTTGA
- the rimO gene encoding 30S ribosomal protein S12 methylthiotransferase RimO, producing the protein MVSATSSSPQSDGRRVALLTLGCARNEVDSEELAARLHADGWQVTTDGEGADVVVVNTCGFVEKAKQDSIQTLLAAADTGAKVVAAGCMAERYGRELADSLPEAQAVLSFDDYPDIAARLDAVVAGQAIDAHTPRDRRELLPLTPVKRREAAVSLPGHGTPTRVAPETDAHTPAHLRQVLRHRLDTGPVASLKLASGCDRRCAFCAIPAFRGAFVSRTPDELLAEAEWLAKTGVRELVLVSENSTSYGKDLGDPRALEKLLPQLAAIDGIVRVRASYLQPAETRPGLVEVIATTPGVAAYFDLSFQHSSEPVLRRMRRFGSTDRFLELLASARALAPEAGARSNFIVGFPGETKQDVAELVRFLTEARLDAIGMFDYSDEDGTEAAGLPGKVSAATVKRRYDRLSALADELCSQRAEERLGSTVEVLVDSVADGVVEGRAAHQAPEVDGSTTLVAPDAGGVDLTALRPGDLVRATVTATEGVDLVAVPDEMISAAPGAAR; encoded by the coding sequence ATGGTGTCTGCCACCTCCTCCTCCCCGCAATCCGACGGGCGCCGGGTCGCCCTGCTGACCCTGGGCTGCGCCCGCAACGAGGTCGACTCGGAGGAGTTGGCCGCCCGGCTGCATGCCGACGGATGGCAGGTGACCACCGACGGCGAGGGTGCCGACGTGGTGGTGGTGAACACCTGCGGCTTCGTGGAGAAGGCCAAGCAGGACTCGATCCAGACGCTGCTGGCCGCCGCCGACACCGGCGCCAAGGTGGTCGCCGCCGGCTGCATGGCCGAGCGCTACGGCCGTGAGCTTGCCGACAGCCTGCCCGAGGCGCAGGCGGTGCTGAGCTTCGACGACTACCCGGACATCGCGGCCCGGCTCGACGCGGTGGTGGCCGGGCAGGCGATCGACGCGCACACCCCGCGCGACCGGCGCGAGCTGCTCCCGCTCACCCCGGTCAAGCGCCGCGAGGCGGCGGTGTCGCTGCCCGGGCACGGCACCCCGACCCGGGTCGCCCCGGAGACCGACGCGCACACCCCGGCGCACCTGCGCCAGGTGCTGCGGCACCGGCTCGACACCGGCCCGGTGGCCTCGCTGAAGCTGGCCAGCGGCTGCGACCGCCGGTGCGCGTTCTGTGCCATCCCGGCGTTCCGTGGGGCGTTCGTCTCGCGTACCCCGGACGAGCTGCTCGCCGAGGCCGAGTGGCTGGCCAAGACCGGCGTCCGCGAGCTGGTGCTGGTGAGCGAGAACTCGACCTCCTACGGCAAGGACCTGGGCGACCCGCGCGCGCTGGAGAAGCTGCTGCCGCAGCTCGCCGCGATCGACGGGATCGTCCGGGTCCGGGCCAGCTACCTCCAGCCCGCCGAGACCCGGCCCGGGCTGGTCGAGGTGATCGCCACCACGCCCGGCGTGGCCGCCTACTTCGACCTGTCGTTCCAGCACTCCAGCGAGCCGGTGCTGCGCCGGATGCGCCGGTTCGGCTCCACCGACCGGTTCCTGGAGCTGCTGGCGTCGGCCCGCGCGCTGGCCCCGGAGGCGGGCGCGCGGAGCAACTTCATCGTCGGCTTCCCCGGCGAGACGAAGCAGGACGTGGCCGAGCTGGTCCGGTTCCTGACCGAGGCCCGACTGGACGCGATCGGCATGTTCGACTACAGCGACGAGGACGGCACCGAGGCCGCCGGCCTGCCCGGCAAGGTCTCCGCGGCCACGGTCAAGCGGCGGTACGACCGGCTCAGCGCGCTCGCCGACGAGCTGTGCTCGCAGCGGGCCGAGGAGCGGCTCGGCTCGACGGTGGAGGTGCTGGTGGACTCGGTCGCCGACGGCGTGGTGGAGGGACGGGCCGCGCACCAGGCGCCCGAGGTCGACGGCTCGACCACCCTGGTCGCGCCGGACGCCGGCGGGGTCGACCTGACCGCGCTGCGCCCGGGCGACCTGGTCCGGGCCACGGTGACCGCGACCGAGGGCGTCGATCTCGTCGCCGTGCCGGATGAGATGATCTCGGCGGCGCCCGGCGCGGCACGGTGA